The Henckelia pumila isolate YLH828 unplaced genomic scaffold, ASM3356847v2 CTG_461:::fragment_3, whole genome shotgun sequence genome window below encodes:
- the LOC140871273 gene encoding uncharacterized protein: MSSNFFPLRWESTGDQWWFASPIDWAAANGHYDLVRELLYIDPNLLIKLTSLPRIRRLETVWDDEEKFNDVAKCRSQVAQKLLEECEIDKGHNSLIRAGYGGWLLYTAASAGDVIFVKELLDRDPILVFGEGEYGVTDILYAAARSKSSEVFRMLFEYALLSPKGQKREISLVFRSEMVNRAVHAAARGGNVEMLRDLLTDGCDILSYRDAQGSTVLHSASGRGQVEVVKFLTSSYDIINSVDNRGNTALNVAAYLGHLAVIEILVSASPSSTSITNNYGDTFLHMAVAGFRTPTFRRLDRQIELMKQLVSGKLVDLEDTINVKNKDGRTVLHMAVIENIQYDIVELLMAVPYINLNLRDADGNTPLDILKQRPRSASSEILIKRLISAGGISNCQDRITRKAIVSHLRLHGIGGSPGTVFKIPDAEIFLHSGVEDACLLSGDLTGTEHGYSGEIEQSGKHRRSGSSLSNAANRFKMLLRWPTKRERTSNTDTSHLGDTDSVVSDRRHSSFSNSPIPLRNQFSRFSSFPNNKRIMSVQGNLPSPSTKNKYAAGLSHGVLQMLPKSNLGSPSSTYSESSWSIADARKVVNVDSASAGPSSSNQSPNIEKAKMRRKHKSLNSRLLNNYLCFGAQGLAAEKLMSSPPRKSQNQETLVVQ, encoded by the exons ATGTCTTCTAATTTCTTTCCTTTAAGATGGGAAAGCACTGGAGACCAATGGTGGTTTGCTTCCCCTATTGATTGGGCAGCTGCAAATGGACATTATGATCTAGTTAGAGAGCTTCTCTACATTGACCCAAACCTTCTCATTAAATTAACCTCTCTCCCAAGAATCCGGAGGCTCGAAACCGTGTGGGACGATGAGGAAAAGTTTAATGATGTAGCCAAATGTAGGTCCCAAGTTGCCCAAAAACTTCTTGAAGAATGTGAAATAGACAAAGGGCACAATTCGTTGATCAGGGCTGGGTATGGTGGTTGGCTTTTGTACACTGCTGCTTCAGCGGGggatgtgatttttgtgaaggaATTGTTGGATAGGGACCCCATTTTGGTGTTTGGAGAAGGGGAATATGGGGTTACTGATATCCTCTACGCTGCGGCGAGGAGCAAGAGCTCCGAGGTTTTCAGGATGTTGTTTGAGTATGCGCTACTCTCCCCGAAGGGGCAAAAAAGGGAAATTTCTCTGGTTTTTCGTTCCGAAATGGTGAATAGAGCGGTTCATGCCGCTGCAAGAGGTGGCAATGTTGAGATGTTGAGGGATCTTTTGACGGATGGATGTGATATTTTGAGTTATAGGGATGCTCAGGGATCTACTGTTTTGCATTCGGCCTCCGGTAGAGGGCAGGTTGAG GTGGTTAAGTTTTTAACATCCTCATACGACATCATTAACTCGGTTGACAATCGAGGTAACACAGCTTTAAACGTGGCTGCGTACCTAGGTCACCTAGCTGTCATCGAGATTCTTGTATCCGCATCCCCTTCTTCTACCTCAATAACAAACAATTATGGAGATACTTTTCTTCACATGGCTGTTGCTGGTTTTAGAACCCCGACTTTTCGGAGACTTGACCGGCAAATTGAACTGATGAAGCAGTTGGTGTCTGGAAAACTTGTGGATCTTGAGGACACAATCAATGTTAAGAACAAAGATGGCAGAACGGTTCTTCACATGGCTGTCATCGAGAACATCCAGTATGATATAGTCGAGCTTCTCATGGCGGTTCCTTACATAAACCTTAATCTTCGCGATGCTGATGGGAACACACCTTTGGATATCCTCAAGCAACGGCCAAGATCAGCGTCTTCTGAGATTCTGATCAAACGGTTGATATCAGCCGGAGGGATTTCGAATTGTCAAGATAGAATCACAAGAAAAGCCATTGTTTCCCATTTGAGATTGCATGGTATTGGAGGTAGTCCAGGGACAGTTTTCAAAATCCCTGATGCAGAAATATTCTTACACTCTGGTGTTGAAGACGCTTGTCTCCTGAGTGGCGATTTGACAGGCACGGAGCACGGTTACTCAGGTGAAATAGAGCAATCTGGTAAACATAGGAGGTCTGGTTCTTCTCTAAGCAACGCGGCAAATCGTTTCAAGATGCTGCTCCGTTGGCCTACAAAGAGAGAAAGAACCTCAAATACAGATACTTCCCACTTGGGAGACACCGATTCCGTCGTATCAGACAGAAGGCATTCCAGTTTCAGCAATAGCCCTATCCCACTAAGGAATCAATTTTCACGGTTTTCCTCTTTTCCGAACAACAAAAGGATAATGTCTGTACAAGGTAATCTTCCCAGCCCGTCCACAAAGAACAAATATGCCGCAGGGCTGTCACACGGCGTGCTGCAAATGCTGCCAAAGTCGAACTTGGGGTCCCCCTCGAGCACCTACTCTGAGTCGTCTTGGTCAATTGCTGATGCAAGGAAGGTTGTAAATGTTGACAGCGCAAGTGCAGGTCCATCGAGCTCAAACCAATCCCCAAACATAGAAAAAGCGAAAATGAGGCGTAAACACAAGTCTTTAAACTCCAGACTGCTGAACAATTACCTGTGTTTCGGCGCTCAAGGCCTGGCTGCAGAGAAGTTGATGAGCTCTCCGCCGAGGAAAAGTCAGAACCAAGAAACCTTAGTTGTGCAGTGA
- the LOC140871897 gene encoding protein Iojap-related, mitochondrial yields the protein MWSVFRRRVLSSASISITHRCENLASSSIFSRQFEFSTISHDDADFIAKRKELLSLEEVEKILNDVGADDVRVIPAPKRCEFTDYMVIATGRSPWHVRNISQALIYKVKQKQRGASRMLLPTVVGQEGGKWIAIDSGKLIVHAVDEKARAYYNFEGLWTSDKSNAEQIQDLEKAFVKVRRKNNSKKPSQPRRI from the exons ATGTGGTCGGTGTTCCGCCGCCGCGTTCTGTCATCTGCATCAATTTCTATCACTCATCGGTGTGAAAACCTAGCTTCTTCTTCAATCTTCTCTCGTCAATTCGAATTCTCCACCATTTCACATGACGACGCAGATTTTATTGCAAAGAGGAAGGAATTGTTAAGCTTGGAAGAGGTTGAAAAAATCCTCAATGACGTCGGAGCCGACGATGTTAGGGTTATTCCAGCTCCCAAACGCTGTGAGTTTACAGATTACATGGTGATCGCCACTGGTCGGTCTCCTTGGCACGTTCGCAACATCTCTCAGGCCCTCATTTACAAG GTTAAGCAAAAGCAGAGAGGAGCAAGTAGGATGTTGCTGCCTACTGTGGTAGGGCAAGAAGGGGGGAAGTGGATCGCAATTGACTCTG GCAAATTGATCGTGCATGCTGTTGATGAGAAAGCAAGAGCTTATTACAACTTTGAGGGGCTTTGGACCTCAGATAAATCGAATGCAGAACAAATTCAG GATTTGGAGAAGGCTTTTGTCAAAGTTCGCAGAAAGAATAACTCCAAGAAACCGTCACAACCACGACGCATATAG
- the LOC140871839 gene encoding E3 ubiquitin-protein ligase AIRP2-like, with translation MEMMYYHQLRTGTYKDSLKVLEADIQHANALAAAIPKAKGGARLQMKLVYNDLAPLLYFFQWMDCSCTCFLTSYLNLFQVLVYKVYTDGRPISTQGRKASVKDFYAIILPSLQRLHHDLVELAGIDNENILALKNTGKKRMIGDGGFLDFDAERDDECGICLEPCTKIVLPNCCHTMCINCYRDWNTRSESCPFCRGSLRRVESRDLWVLTCEDDVIDPESVSMEDLRRFYLYIRNLPKDSPDALFVTYYEFLI, from the exons ATGGAGATGATGTATTATCATCAGCTGAGGACTGGAACATATAAAGACTCTTTGAAGGTTTTGGAAGCTGATATTCAGCATGCAAATGCTCT GGCTGCAGCGATTCCAAAAGCTAAGGGAGGTGCGCGACTTCAGATGAAATTGGTCTACAATGACCTGGCTCCCCTCCTCTATTTTTTCCAATGGATGGACTGTTCTTGTACTTGTTTCTTGACCTCATACTTGAACCTGTTTCAGGTTCTTGTTTACAAG GTGTATACAGATGGGAGACCAATATCGACACAGGGAAGGAAAGCATCCGTCAAAGACTTTTATG CTATTATATTGCCATCACTTCAGCGGCTCCATCACGACTTGGTTGAGCTGGCTGGTATTGACAATGAGAACATATTGGCTCTAAAAAACACTGGAaagaaaagaatgataggaGATGGTGGATTCCTTGACTTTGATGCGGAGAGAGACGATGAGTGTGGGATATGCTTAGAGCCTTGCACCAAAATCGTCTTGCCTAATTGCTGCCACACTATGTGCATTAACTGCTATCGTGACTG GAACACAAGATCTGAATCCTGCCCATTTTGCCGTGGCAGTCTCAGAAGAGTCGAGTCACGCGACTTATGGGTTCTAACCTGCGAGGATGATGTCATCGACCCTGAATCGGTTTCCATGGAAGACTTGAGACGTTTCTACCTTTACATTCGAAACCTCCCCAAAGATTCCCCGGATGCTTTGTTTGTAACGTACTATGAGTTCTTGATATGA
- the LOC140871411 gene encoding TLC domain-containing protein At5g14285-like, with amino-acid sequence MEIPKFFTSSLPVFVSWFILAYLFGYFIIFKKWGKLYRAEASSCLMSLAHGNLAFVFSIFSILQSPNSSTRLDFASRNTAFQNLVLEYSISYFLLDLLHYMVLVPGDVLFIAHHVATLYVLMTCRYVFGVGAVAILGMLVLAEATTTCQNTWSLARYRKDDSTKAAAVLEFLSPIFYAYYSVVRGILGPLLAYKIGLFFTSGLGDGVLPAWAWISWIFVIGTAIGVSVLWVLNLWIDFYRERVHENTKKLS; translated from the coding sequence ATGGAAATCCCGAAATTCTTTACTTCATCTCTTCCCGTATTCGTTTCATGGTTCATACTGGCCTATTTGTTTGGATATTTCATCATCTTCAAGAAGTGGGGCAAACTGTACAGGGCCGAAGCTTCAAGCTGTCTCATGTCTCTTGCTCATGGCAACCTTGCATTTGTTTTCTCCATATTCTCCATCTTACAATCTCCAAACAGCTCAACCCGACTCGATTTCGCCTCCCGAAACACCGCCTTTCAAAACTTGGTACTCGAATACAGCATATCTTATTTCTTACTGGACCTTTTGCACTACATGGTTTTGGTCCCTGGTGATGTCCTATTCATCGCACACCATGTAGCAACACTATATGTCTTGATGACATGTCGGTACGTGTTCGGAGTTGGGGCGGTGGCGATTCTTGGGATGTTGGTTCTTGCTGAGGCTACAACTACGTGCCAGAACACATGGAGCCTAGCTAGATATCGCAAGGACGATTCGACCAAGGCTGCTGCTGTGCTTGAGTTCTTGTCGCCGATTTTTTATGCGTACTACAGTGTGGTGAGGGGGATTCTTGGACCACTGCTGGCGTACAAGATAGGATTGTTTTTCACCAGTGGTTTAGGTGATGGTGTGTTACCTGCTTGGGCTTGGATTTCTTGGATTTTCGTCATAGGAACAGCAATTGGGGTCAGCGTTTTGTGGGTTCTGAATCTGTGGATTGACTTCTATAGGGAGAGAGTCCATGAAAACACAAAGAAATTGAGTTGA
- the LOC140871410 gene encoding uncharacterized protein — MDEEIKAEFTKNGFDFDEEEEILRKCLSFCINYKLSASDIVSSWDVYSLNRGLELTVRSSHMGAFLEQLQSEQLNKVTEKESGLHFYSDDVAMILDDEYQEVKEDILDTPTSKPTSASKKPSDSTEKTNGSKFASGKPPDSVTPFGQRKSKFAIQSSLNENHSKQIVTIEEDHTNTEDDIIKRVQPNQKCTMHIISSQPKPGCRFMYDRIDDKFNFLENRIKKQATSYVSGGICDETVDPSIASQKSIFAVGMICCEEEGRLKEKPVLLQSSVEHSGGQRVRLDLQKLNQFSVFPGQVVGVEGLNPSGHCLIASKIIDYVPLSVDSSEDHPSKRQAIDQNLQTTNCSLDVPELSLIVAAGPFTTSDNLLFEPLVELLAYARRKQPQLLILLGPFVDSDHPELKKGYVNCTFDEMFRVEILGKLQDYVEYMGSAVRVILIPSIRDANHDFVFPQPAFDIHPTDFNHQIHSMPNPGTFSANEVKVACCNVDILKHLSAEEIYRNPSGSKHRMTNLAKHVINQCSFYPLYPPAEDVPLDYSLANEALHLSSVPDILILPSDLAHFVKVLSLEERIEGESQIKCICVNPGRLARGEGGGFFAEINYKGNPDSSSASIFRI; from the exons ATGGACGAGGAGATCAAAGCGGAATTCACGAAGAATGGGTTCGATTTTGACGAAGAGGAAGAGATTCTTCGGAAAT GTCTGTCGTTTTGCATCAATTACAAACTCAGTGCTTCAGATATCGTCTCCAGCTGGGATGTTTATTCTCTCAACAG GGGATTGGAATTAACAGTTCGAAGCTCTCATATGGGTGCATTTTTAGAGCAACTGCAAAGTGAACAGCTGAATAAAGTCACAGAAAAAGAGTCTGGATTGCATTTCTACTCCGATGACGTTGCCAT GATATTGGATGATGAATATCAAGAAGTAAAAGAAGACATATTGGATACCCCCACCAGTAAACCCACGTCTGCGAGTAAGAAACCATCTGATTCGACAGAAAAAACAAATGGAAGCAAATTTGCTTCTGGAAAACCTCCAGATTCAGTGACACCTTTTGGGCAAAGAAAGAGCAAGTTTGCAATCCAATCCTCACTTAATGAGAATCACAGTAAGCAAATTGTTACGATTGAAGAAGATCATACAAATACTGAGGATGACATTATCAAGAGAGTTCAGCCAAACCAAAAGTGTACCATGCACATTATTAGTTCTCAACCCAAGCCAGGTTGCAGGTTCATGTATGATAGAATTGATGACAAG TTCAATTTTCTGGAAAATCGCATTAAAAAGCAAGCAACATCGTATGTCTCTGGTGGAATATGTGATGAAACAGTTGACCCTTCCATTGCTTCCCAG AAAAGTATATTTGCTGTCGGCATGATCTGTTGTGAGGAAGAAGGCCGCCTGAAGGAGAAGCCTGTTTTGCTGCAAAGCAG TGTTGAGCATTCCGGAGGACAGCGTGTTCGTCTTGATTTGCAAAAGTTAAACCAGTTCTCTGTTTTCCCAGGACAG GTTGTGGGTGTTGAAGGCCTCAATCCTAGTGGACATTGCCTTATTGCGTCAAAGATTATTGATTATGTCCCCTTGTCTGTTGATTCTAGTGAGGACCATCCTTCTAAAAGACAAGCCATAGATCAGAATCTTCAGACGACAAATTGCTCTCTAGATGTGCCCGAGCTGTCATTG ATTGTTGCAGCAGGTCCTTTTACAACAAGtgataatttattatttgagcccTTAGTTGAGCTGCTAGCGTATGCACGCCGGAAGCAGCCTCAATTGCTTATCCTG CTAGGGCCTTTTGTCGATTCTGATCATCCAGAGCTTAAGAAAGGATATGTGAATTGCACATTTGATGAAATGTTTCGGGTTGAAATCCTTGGAAAG CTACAAGACTATGTTGAATACATGGGTTCTGCGGTACGTGTGATTCTCATACCATCCATCCGGGATGCTAATCATGACTTTGTTTTCCCACAG CCTGCTTTTGATATTCACCCAACTGATTTCAATCATCAG ATACACAGCATGCCTAACCCAGGGACTTTCTCTGCAAATGAG GTGAAAGTTGCTTGCTGCAATGTTGACATACTAAAGCACCTTAGTGCTGAGGAAATCTATCGAAATCCAAGTGGGTCCAAGCATCGCATGACTAATTTAGCAAAGCATGTTATCAACCAATGCAG CTTCTATCCTCTATATCCACCGGCAGAAGATGTACCATTGGATTATTCCCTCGCAAATGAAGCTCTCCATTTATCATCAGTCCCTGATATACTCATTTTACCTTCGGATTTGGCTCATTTTGTGAAG GTGCTCTCCCTTGaggaaagaattgaaggagaaAGCCAAATCAAGTGTATTTGTGTTAATCCAGGGAGATTGGCCAGAGGCGAAGGAGGAGGTTTCTTTGCAGAAATTAACTATAAAGGGAACCCTGATTCATCAAGTGCTTCAATTTTTCGCATTTAG
- the LOC140871274 gene encoding lysine histidine transporter 1 yields the protein MAPSVEPRDDAKTEREKAIDDWLPITSSRNAKWWYSTFHNVTAMVGAGVLSLPYAMSHMGWGPGITVMVLSWIITLYTLWQMVEMHEMVPGKRFDRYHELGQHAFGEKLGLYIVVPQQLVVEVSTCIIYMVTGGKSLKKFHHTVWPNATDIKLTYFIMMFASIHFVLSHLPNFNSISVVSLAAAVMSLSYSTIAWTASLSKGVQKDVSYNPSGTTPTDTTFNFFNALGDVAFAYAGHNVVLEIQATIPSTPDKPSKKPMWKGVIFAYIIVALCYFPVSFVGYYVFGNSVDDNILITLEKPNWLVAMANMFVLIHVIGSYQIYAMPVFDMMETFLVKKLKFAPSFKLRFTTRTLYVVFTMFIGMTFPFFGGLLGFFGGFALAPTTYFLPCIIWLAIRKPRIFSLSWCTNWICIILGVALMIVAPIGGMRNIILSAKNYKFYQ from the exons ATGGCACCTTCTGTAGAACCACGGGACGATGCCAAGACGGAGCGGGAGAAGGCCATCGACGACTGGCTCCCCATCACTTCTTCGCGTAACGCCAAATGGTGGTACTCCACTTTCCACAATGTCACGGCCATGGTCGGCGCCGGTGTGCTCAGCCTTCCGTATGCTATGTCACACATGGGATG GGGACCTGGAATAACAGTGATGGTGTTATCATGGATCATTACCTTATACACGTTGTGGCAGATGGTGGAAATGCACGAGATGGTGCCCGGGAAGAGGTTCGACAGGTACCACGAGTTGGGACAGCACGCATTCGGCGAGAAACTCGGGCTATACATTGTGGTGCCTCAGCAGCTTGTGGTCGAGGTTAGTACATGTATCATTTACATGGTGACGGGAGGGAAGTCGCTTAAAAAGTTCCACCACACCGTCTGGCCCAACGCCACGGATATCAAGCTCACTTATTTCATAATGATGTTTGCATCCATTCATTTTGTGCTGTCTCATCTCCCCAACTTCAACTCCATTTCTGTTGTCTCCCTTGCTGCTGCTGTAATGTCTCTCAG TTACTCGACCATTGCGTGGACAGCCTCACTTTCTAAGGGTGTGCAGAAGGATGTAAGCTACAACCCTTCGGGCACGACCCCGACCGATACCACGTTTAACTTCTTCAATGCATTGGGAGATGTTGCCTTCGCATATGCTGGCCACAATGTCGTGTTGGAAATTCAGGCGACGATCCCTTCAACACCAGATAAACCATCCAAGAAACCAATGTGGAAGGGTGTCATTTTCGCGTACATCATCGTCGCGTTGTGCTATTTCCCCGTTTCCTTTGTTGGTTACTACGTGTTCGGTAACTCTGTCGATGACAACATTTTGATTACACTAGAGAAACCAAATTGGCTCGTCGCTATGGCCAACATGTTCGTCTTGATACACGTTATTGGAAGTTATCAG ATTTACGCCATGCCTGTTTTTGACATGATGGAGACTTTCTTGGTCAAGAAATTGAAATTTGCTCCTTCATTTAAGCTCCGTTTCACCACTCGTACTTTATATGTTG TCTTCACCATGTTCATTGGCATGACATTCCCCTTCTTCGGTGGCCTTCTTGGATTCTTTGGTGGATTTGCTTTGGCACCAACAACGTACTTC TTGCCTTGCATTATCTGGCTCGCTATCCGAAAACCCAGAATCTTCAGCTTGTCGTGGTGTACTAATTGG atatgCATCATTCTCGGGGTTGCATTGATGATAGTAGCACCCATTGGAGGAATGAGGAACATCATTTTATCGGCCAAGAACTATAAATTCTaccaataa